The following nucleotide sequence is from Halobacillus mangrovi.
CGATAAATAATCCGGAGAAGCGAAATGCCCTTAATTTATCCGCCTTATCAGAGATTGAGAGTGTCTTAGGTGCTTGGAGAAAGGATGATAGGATCAAAGTTCTTATCTTTACAGGGGCAGGGAATAAATCTTTTGTAGCTGGAGCAGACATAAATCAATTGAAAGAAAGAACCGCTGTATCTGCTTTGGAACCAAATATGACAGCAACATATAGAAAAATCGAAGAATATGAAAAGCCTATTATTGCTGCTATTAACGGTACGGCTGTCGGTGGGGGACTTGAATTAGCCCTTGCCTGCGACATTCGTGTCGCGACTTCTAATATTAAACTTGGACTCCCAGAGGTTCATTTAGGCATCATCCCCGGAGCCGGTGGTTCTCAGCGTTTAGCACGCATAATTGGGAAAGGAAGGGCTATGAGGATGATTCTTACAGGTGAAATCATTACTTCAGAACAAGCTATAGACTATGGACTCATTACGGATCTTGTAGAACAAGATCAGCTGATGAATAAGACATTGGAAATTGCTGAAAAGATAGCTGTGAAAGGTCCGTTATCTCTAAGGGTTGCTAAGACTTTACTCAATAAAGGTGCTGATATTGATATGGATACAGCATTAATGTTTGAAAAATATGCCCAAGCTATGTTGATGGCAACAGATGATAAAACAGAAGGTATTTCAGCCTTCTTAGAAAAAAGAACTCCGGAATTTCAGGGGAAGTAGTTATTAGGAGGCAGAATTATGGATTTTGAATTTAATGAAGAGATACAAGCATTAAGAAAAGGCGTAAGAAATTTTGTGCAAGAAGAAGTTGAAGCTGTAGCAATGGAAATTGAAGAGAAAAACCAGATTCCTGACGATATCATTGAAATGACTAAGGAATTAGGGATATTCGGTATTAGTATTCCTGAAGAATATGGTGGTCTGGGATTAAATATGGTGGGTAAATGCGCCATATATGAAGAACTTGGAAAAACACATAACGGTTATACTACCTTAGTAGGCGCCCATACAGGTATAGGGACAGTAGGAATAGTGGAATTGGGAAATGAACAGCAAAAACAAAAATACTTACCTAAGATGGCTACCGGGGAATGGTTAGGAGCATTTGCTTTAACAGAACCGAGTGCTGGGTCTAACGCTGCCAACTTGAAAACCACAGCAGTGAAAAAAGGCGATAAGTATATATTGAATGGCTCAAAACATTATATTACAAATGCTGTGGATGCTCACATATTTACAGTAATGGCGGTTACAGATTCTGACAAGGATGCTAAAGGTATTACTTCATTTATTGTTGAAAAGGATTTTCCGGGATTTGTTTTAGGAAAAGTAGAAGAAAAAATGGGACTTCGGGGGTCTCATTCTGCTGAAATTTTCTTTGAGGACATGGAGGTTCCGGTAGAGAATGTATTGGGTGAAGTAGGGATGGGGTACATTAACGCCCTAAAAATATTAGCAAATGGAAGAACCGGTTTAGCTGCTAGGAATCTTGGTTCCTGTGAAAAACTATTAGAACATTCCATGGAATATGCTCTTGAAAGACAGCAGTTCGGTAAGCCGATATTTGAACAACAAGCAGTACAACATATGTTGGCGGATATTTCAGCTGAAATTGAAACACTTCGTGCAATTACCTATCGGGTAGCTTGGATGACAGACAAAAAACAGCGTGTGGTTAAAGACGCTGCTATAGCTAAATATTACGGCTCTGAGGTTTATAATAGAGTTGCCGATTTAGCGGTTCAAATTCATGGTGGTATAGGTTATATCAAAGAGTATCCTATTGAACGCTATTATAGAGATGCACGGATTACGAAAATTTATGAAGGTACGACTCAAATTCAAAAAAATATTATCGCTTCAGAATTAAAGCGACAATATGTCTAACGGAGAGGATTTTAATATGAAGAACATAGTCTTTGTGGATGGGGTCAGAACAGCAATAGGTCGTATGGGAGGAGATAAAGGATGTCGAGTCTGACTTTTTGTCTGTGTCGGTTATGAAAGAAGCTCTTATTCGAAGTCATGTAGAGGGAGAAGAAGTAGATGAAGTTACCTTTGGGATTGCCAAACAAAGTTCTGACATATCAAGTCTAGCCAGAATCGCTGCAATAAAAGCAGAGCTCCCTGTAACAGTTCCAGGATATACAGTGCACAGGCAAAGTGGTTCTGGACTACAATCGATCAATAACGCTGTTCGACAAATTATGTGTGGTTTGGCCGATGTAGTATTAGCAGGTGGTGGAGAAAGTATGTGTACTGCTCCTTATTATTTTAGAAATGCAAGGTATGGGTAACAAGCAGGAAATGCTGAATTAGTAGATCCTAATACATAAAGTCAACCAAGGTCCCAACCAATAGAAGAATATGAAAATATAACTAAGGGATTGACTGTTGGAAATTTAGCAGAACAATACAATATTTCTAGAGAATCACAAGATGAATTTGCTTTGAGAAGCCAGAAAAAAGCAAATAGAGCAATAGAGAATGGTACTTTCAAAGATGAAACCCTCCCTTATGAGATTAAGAGTAAAAGAGATAGAAACCTGCTTTATGACACCAGAAGCTAAAGTGGGGTTCTTTGAATTTAGATTAAAAAAGGGAAGGAAAGGATGAAGTTACTACAAATTTTAAACATGTACCATAAAGAGGGAGAAATGATACTACAAGATAATTTTGGAGTTATCAAGTTTACAAACCCTAAGCCGGAGATATAAAAAGGGGGGCTTCTTATACCAATTGCAACATTTACACCAACAGTTTTTATGGATATAAAAACTCCTCTGTAGGAAATATTGGGCTTGGGTCACATAAGCGCACCAATGCTACCTTTGCAATCAATTTAAGAAAATAAGCAATGAGGAATTCCTCTTTGCTTATTTCGACAATCATACTCATTCAAGAGTTCGTCTAACGATTGCTAAACAGTTATGGGGGTATTGGGGGGGCATGTACATAATATGCATCGGCTCTCTAAGACCCTCAATTTTTTCTAAATCCTTATGCAAATAACAACTCCCCCAATGGTAAACTATATACTCTATCAAATGGGAGTAAACCGATTCAATGTGCTCGTATAAATTTTTTCTTCTTAATAAGTACCTAACAGCTCTTTTCTAATTCTCACAATAATTGAGTTCTATTTAGGGGTATTTTATGATGGTTCTTTTAAATAAAATTAGTGCATATAATCTCCTCGGTGAAAACTTTCTAGGGGGAATTATATGGCAAGTCAATTTGTAGCTCGTTCATTGGATGAAATCCGTTTCTGGTCTAGGATTATGAAAGAGCACGCCTTGTTTCTAAGTCTCGGATTTAACTTTGACGACACAAAATTAATCCAAGAGGCCCAGCAGTATATTGATTTGTTTGAACGAATTGAACAACAATTAGGTCAATTCACTGTAAACTCTGACCCTCAACAAATAGCAACTTTTAATAATCAAGTATATCAAGCAGCTGCTTCTATTTGGGCATATAAGCGAAAAGTCCTTGGATTGTCACTACGATGTGAAATAAGGTCCAACAATTTTCCTTTATTACTAGACCATACTAGTCGGGAGGCAGCTTATTTTGCTGAACGGTTGAAAGAATTAAATGAAGGGAAATTGAAACCGACTCCCGCAAAAATTATCAAAGAGAACGTGTTCTTCTTAAGAATAATGGCAGATCATTCTAAATTTATAGGTCATCTACTCGATCCATCTGAAAGAAAATTGGTTGACCAAGCGAGGGAATTTAGTCATGATTTTGATCAACTAGTTTTCCAAGCAACCGACTTAGATTCAATGCGTCCTCAGTCAGAAACTCAACCAATTTTAGATCATTTCCTTGATGAAAATCGGGTCTCAGTAGTTGCTCTTCGAGACTTTAAGAAAGCAGCAAGGGAATTGATTGAAGAATGTAGGATCAAAAGTATTATCCACCCTCTTTTAGCTGACCACGTCTTCCGTGAAGCAGAAAGGTTCCTTCATATTATAGATATGTTCGAGGCTAGCCTTACTTCCAATAAATAATTTATTTAATAAAATGCCAAGGATTAATAATGAAGACTATGCATGGAAATAGCTTTTAAGACTTGCATCCTGAAAGGGATGGACAAGGGAACTATGGTAATAGTGGAAATAAAAAAGGGATATAAACCGCTTAATAAATATTACGTTCTAATCTTCAATAGAAAAAGTCTGTTCAACTAACAGGTGCGTTAGTTTAAGTTCAGCTCCAATATATCTCGAAATCAAATGTATTGGGGGCGTTTGCTTAATAAGCATTCGCCCCCTTTGATGAAAAAACTAAAAATAATTCCTAATTGAAATACCCAGACGATCGTACTGATTCATTTGTTAATGATTACGAAACATTAGTAATTGGGGATCTGACAGGGTAGCGTTCAATTGCCTGCATTTTTGGAGGAAACTCGAAAAATACCTTTGGGGCAGAAATGGGGCAGAATTTCTTTATTTTAGCCCCATTTTAATTTGGTTATAGCATTCTAAACCCTAAAGAAGGTTGATTTGACGGTGACTGTTCCACTTTAATCTATAGTGATGATGTGTATGCCAACAGCCTTCTAAGCTGTGGGTCGCAGGTTCGAATCCTGCCTGGGACGCTAACTAACAAAGCGCTGAAACCTTTGCAATACAAGGGATTCAGCGTTTTTTTCGTGTTTGGGGCTCATTGCTCACTAAATCTCCGTTTTGGGGCAGAATTTTATAAAAGGTAATTTTATGTGCAAGTACAAATGCCTAACTCGTGGATAATGATTAAAAGATCTATAGCTTACGAATATGTGAAAGTTTACCTATTTGAGCTGGAGTCAAACTTTGCATCAATTCCAATGATTATAGGTGTAATTCCGGCATCTTCTACGATATTAGCACATCATAATAAAACTATTTTTCAAATTAAATCGGTATTTGTAATTTCTATCATTGCAACTCTTATCGAAGGTTTTTTTATTCTTTGATTATTTTAGATACTTTAAAGGTTGGAACATATTTTTCACGTTTTTAATTTTATTTGGTAGGTTATTTGATAGTGTATGCATACTGTAAAATCTTAAAAAATGGAGCCTAGGCGGGGAGGGAGTTTGCTGAAAATCATCACCGATTACTAACAAATTAAAAATCATCTGATACGTCAAATTCTAAGGATTGGAATGAGGATCTAAAAAAGTTCACGGGTAAAGAATAAAGTAATAAGCTTGTAAAGGAAGAGTATCATAGTAGGGAGTACCTGTTATTAATGGAATAGTTTTTTACGTTTCCATTACTAGGTATCGAATTAAGATGGAAATATTTTACTGGAATTTAAGTTCATCAAAGGTGTACCAGTAACGTGGGACGATATTATGGTTCCTAATGCTGAAATTGGTGATTATGCCACGATTGTCCGTCGCAGTGGAGATGAATTTTATATGGGGAGTATTACGGATGAA
It contains:
- a CDS encoding enoyl-CoA hydratase/isomerase family protein, producing MNYKYLLTEVKDGVGIITINNPEKRNALNLSALSEIESVLGAWRKDDRIKVLIFTGAGNKSFVAGADINQLKERTAVSALEPNMTATYRKIEEYEKPIIAAINGTAVGGGLELALACDIRVATSNIKLGLPEVHLGIIPGAGGSQRLARIIGKGRAMRMILTGEIITSEQAIDYGLITDLVEQDQLMNKTLEIAEKIAVKGPLSLRVAKTLLNKGADIDMDTALMFEKYAQAMLMATDDKTEGISAFLEKRTPEFQGK
- a CDS encoding acyl-CoA dehydrogenase family protein codes for the protein MDFEFNEEIQALRKGVRNFVQEEVEAVAMEIEEKNQIPDDIIEMTKELGIFGISIPEEYGGLGLNMVGKCAIYEELGKTHNGYTTLVGAHTGIGTVGIVELGNEQQKQKYLPKMATGEWLGAFALTEPSAGSNAANLKTTAVKKGDKYILNGSKHYITNAVDAHIFTVMAVTDSDKDAKGITSFIVEKDFPGFVLGKVEEKMGLRGSHSAEIFFEDMEVPVENVLGEVGMGYINALKILANGRTGLAARNLGSCEKLLEHSMEYALERQQFGKPIFEQQAVQHMLADISAEIETLRAITYRVAWMTDKKQRVVKDAAIAKYYGSEVYNRVADLAVQIHGGIGYIKEYPIERYYRDARITKIYEGTTQIQKNIIASELKRQYV
- a CDS encoding DUF2935 domain-containing protein; the encoded protein is MASQFVARSLDEIRFWSRIMKEHALFLSLGFNFDDTKLIQEAQQYIDLFERIEQQLGQFTVNSDPQQIATFNNQVYQAAASIWAYKRKVLGLSLRCEIRSNNFPLLLDHTSREAAYFAERLKELNEGKLKPTPAKIIKENVFFLRIMADHSKFIGHLLDPSERKLVDQAREFSHDFDQLVFQATDLDSMRPQSETQPILDHFLDENRVSVVALRDFKKAARELIEECRIKSIIHPLLADHVFREAERFLHIIDMFEASLTSNK